The genomic segment CAGTTTCTTGCTTGTTGGTATTCAACTCATCGTCTATAATAAAATAAAAGGGTGCTATTTCTTTTAAAAATCCATCTTTTCTAGCACAAAATTTAATATGCGCAGAATCTTCTAAGGCAACAATGCTTAAATCACTTTTAATCTGATGTGATTGAATAGATTTAGCTGGCAAAATATGACCCTTTAAATCCCTGCCAATACGACCCTTAATAGCTTTGGTATAATCCAAAAGCAAATCCCCTTTATGAACAGCCTTCAAACAAACTTTAGGGGTAAATTTAGTTTGCAAATCACAAATCGCACTTTCATCTTGCATTTTATGATAAATTTCAAGCTTCTCACTTTTTCCCTCAACACTTGCTACTCCAGAAGCGACTTTAAAGGTAATTTTTGATGTGATACTACGAAATTTAAGCTTCTCAATCAAAATATCAATTTGCGATTCTAATTGCTTGGATTCTCTAATTCCAACAAAATAGCCTTCTAGAATCATTGCTCGATAAAGCTCTTGATAAATATCAACCTTTAATTTTCCATAGTATTCTACTTTAACCTTTGGAATCAAAGTTGCCATTAGCGTTGTATCTGCTTGGGGTATTAATTCAACTTTAAAAGGTAAGTTTTCTCTTTCTTTCTTTTTGCATAACTCAACCCTATAAATTTGCTTAATATCAACTTTTGCAATGTAATTAGCATCTTTATCAAAGAGATTTAGTAAGTGGATTTTTTTGAAATTATTTTCTCCGTGGCGACTACAAAATGTAGCAAAACCCAAAAAATAAAAATCCATTTCTTCTTGATAAATTTGACTTTGTTCTTTTAAAAAAGCTTTAATATTTTCAATTTTTTCAAAAATCTTATAGCCTCTTGAAGCAAAAACCATTTACAATATTCCTTATTGAAAGTATTTTTTAATAAGCATTTTATAATATTGCTCTTCTTGTAATCGCTCATCGATTAAAACCAATGGTTGCTTACAAACCTTACAACGCAAAAAAGTTCGCTTTGTTTGCATCATTTCATGCAAAGAATCACAAACTTCAAAAACTTTTGTATGACAAAGGCAAATATAATTATGATGCTTTTGTTCTTCAATCCTATGGATATTTTGGCTAAGAGCTATAATCTTAGTTTGCTGCTCCAAGGAATAAGGAATCTCGCCTACATCTATCAAATGATTGTGGTAAGCTTCTAAGCGTTTGTCTTCGTTTAAAATATGATTAACCAACCAATTTTTTGAGAAACCATAAAATTTCTCACAACTTTTTTGAATATCTTTAGAATCAATTTTAAAATTTTGCAAGATATTAATCAAGCCCTTATGCAATCTTTTATGTTGTTCTGCAAAAGGAAAACAAACTCTATCCATATAGGCTTCCTCATCTTTAAAATGAGTAATAGTGTATTCCAAAAAACGATTAATGAGTGCTAGTAATAATTTTTCTTTGTTTTCAATGGGAGAATTTGCCAAACGATTAGCAATTGCTAAACATTGAAAAAAATATTTATGTTGATCATCTAAAAGCTGATTCTTAACACTAAATTCTTCGCTCCATTCTAGCATAGGGCTACTCCCATTAATTATTTTAACAGCGAATCATTATAACCCACAAAACTTTAATTATGTTTAAAAATTAGTTTTCTAAATTAGAATAAAAATTTTGGTAAAAATCTTGGAATTCACCCTTTAAAATAGCCTCTCTAGCCTCTCTAGCTAAATCCAAATAATAAGCAAGGTTATGAATACTTGCAAGACGAAAATAAGTCATTTCTCCCGCTCTAAAAAGATGATGCAAATAAGCTTTTGAAAAATTTTGGCAAGTGTAACATTGGCATTTAGAATCCAAAGGCATAGCATCAAGCTTAAACCGAGATGATTTAATAGAAAGTTTGCCAAAATGGGTAAAAATCGTGCCATTGCGCGCATTTCTTGTTGGCATCACACAATCAAACATATCCACACCTCTTGCGATAGCTTCTATAATATCTTGTGGTGTGCCAACCCCCATTAAATAGCGAGGTTTATCTTTGGGTAAAAGCGGAGTGGTGAATTCTAGCGTTTCATACATTAATTCATTAGGCTCTCCCACTGCCAATCCTCCAATAGCATAACCATCAAAATCTGCCATTGAAGTCAAATCTCTTGCGCTTATTTCTCTAAACTCTCTATCGGTTCCACCTTGATTAATTGCAAAAATATGATTAGTCCATTCCCTACCCTGCTCCCTTGCTTGAATCTTTTGGGCATTGTGAAATGTGATTGCCTCATTAGCCCATTTGCTCGTGCGATTAATAGATTTTAAAATACGCCCTTTACTTGCTGGTAACCCCACCAAATCATCTAAAATCATCATAATATCACTATTTAAATCATATTGAATCTCCAACACCTTTTGAGGAGTAAAAAAGTGTTTACTTCCATCAATATGGCTCTTAAACAAAATTCCTTCATCAGAAACTTTAACATTATCGCTCAAACTAAAAGCTTGGAATCCGCCACTATCAGTTAAAAAATTTCTTGGGAATTGACTAAAATGATGCAATCCTCCTAGCTGCTTTATAACTTCTGATCCTGGTCGCAAATAAAGATGATAAGTATTCCCTAAAATAATAGGAGCATTAAGCGCTAATAAATCATTAAAATCTAGAGCTTTTACACAAGCTTGTGTGCCAACAGGCATAAAGATTGGTGTTTGGATTTCCCCGTGTGCGAGTTTAAGGATACCTGCCCTTGCTTTACCATCAATATTTTGCAAATTAAATTCCATTTTCAACCTTTTTTTGTTACATTTTTAAAAAATTATTTAGGGTTTGCTATGCGAAAAGTGCTTTTAATTTTAGATGGAATTGTAGCAAAAGAATTTGCCACCACCATTATGAACAAATATTTTGATGAAAATTATTATATTTTTGTCTCTATAGATAAAGATCTCTTACCCAAAAATACAACCGAATATCACGAATCTTATCAATTTGACCCTTGCTCTTCTAGAAAATTAAAAGAGATTCTAAGCCCACAAATCACAGATTGCTACATTATAACAGAGCAAAAAGAAGATAGAGAAATTATCTACAATACTTTACGCGCCTATAGCAAAAATTTTCAAATTACCATACTTGGAGAACTCACTCCATCTAAAGAAATCAAAGAAGATAAGCAACTTAATTTAATTAGCAAATCTAATGTGCTAAGCGCTAAGCTTTTTGAAAAATTCCCCAATGTTCCACGAACAGCTAAATATATTGGCTTAGGGCAAGGCGAAATTATGCAAATTAGTGTGCCATTTGGTAGTCCTTATGCTTATCGTAGCGTTGGAGTTATCAAACAAAAAAAATGGAAAATTGCTGTAATTTACCGCAATAATGAAGTGATTTTACCCAAATACTCTACAACTATTTTTCCCAACGATTCCTTGCTTTTAGTTGGAGATCCTACTACACTTTGGGATATTTATCACCGAATCAAAGAGGAAATAGGACAATTTCCAACACCTTTTGGGCGTGATGTGGTTTTATATTTTAATCTACTTAAACCAAAAGCTTTAGAGATATGTTTAGAACAAACTTTATGGCTTTTTAGCAAATTTAAAAACAAGCGGTTGCATTTGTGTTTTTATAATCCCTCCTCACTGCAAGATCTTGAAACAATTAAAAATCACCCAGACTTAAATAAAGATAATATTTCGTGGCATATTGAATTTTATGAAACCTCGCTTAAAAATATTATTCTAAGGGATAAAAATAATAAAAATATTGGACTTATTTTGATTGACAAAAATATTTTTGAAAGTCATAAAAATTTCCTTTTTGGTTTAGGGATTCCATTGCTTAAATTTGGAAATTCTCCGCTTAACTCATTAACTCATAGCGCTGTTATAATCCCTAAAAAAACCGAAGAAGCTGAAAAAATCTCTTCAGTTGTCTTTGATTTTTCTACCCAAATGGGCTTAAAAATTTTACTTTATGATTTTGATCCTGATAAAAACTATCATGAACAAGCCGCTGATTATTACCATCATATTGAAAAAGTTTTTGATAAGAAAATTGAGCTTATTAAATCTGATACGCTAAATCCCATTATTTGGCTAAATAGGCAAGAGCAGACCCTGCAAATCTTACCACTTAAAAAAGAAACACTTCAAAAGCCCTTATGGTTTTCACTCACTGAAATAGAAAATCTAAGCACACATCTTCCTAATGTGCCACAGCTTTTTATTCCTCTCTCTGTTTAAGAATCTGATACCTAATCTCGGCTTCTTCCCAGTCTTGTAGCGTATCAATATCTTGAACTTCTCTCCTTGGTAGCAAAAAACTCTTTGAATCTTCAAAAATATTCTCCTTGTTCTGCCATACTTTTGCCCTAGCAAAGTAAAATTGCCCTGCATCGTGATAAATTTTTTCCAAATCTTGGGAACGCTTAGTAAAATATTGAGCAAAAAGCATTTTATTTTTATTTTCTTTTATTCTAAAGGCTCTAAAGGGAGAGTAATCATATTCTACCGCCGATAAAAGATAACACAAGTCATCGCGACATAAAAATGCCTCTTGCAATCTCTTTGAATTTAAAAGTGGTGCTGTTGCATAGAGACAACACACCCATTCTTTTTGTAATTTTAGCTTTTGGATTCCCTCTATAATCACTTCTCTTGTCCCTATAAAATCTCCACTCAAAGCCTCTGTTCGCTTAAGTGGTAAAGCCCCAAACTTCTCTGCACACTCCAAAATCTCACAATCTTCACTAGAGACATAAATTTTAGAAAAAATTCCACTATTCTTTGCATTTTCAATACTATAAGCAAGAATTGGTTTGCCTAAAAAATTTTTAATATTTTTTCTTGGAATCCTTTTACTACCTCCACGCGCAGGAATAATGCAAATGCATTCTACTTGCATACAATCCACTTCCTTAAAGCTTCAATCACTTTTTCTTGTTCTTCAAAAGTTAGTGTTGGATACAAAGGGAGTGTTAGGGTATTTTTATAATATTTTTCTGCATTTTTAAAATCACCCTTTTTAAATCCAAATCGCGCATAAAAAGGTTGTAGATGAATGGGGATATAATGCACTTGTGGAGCAATGCCCAACTCAAGTAAACACGCATAAAGTTCCCTGCGTTTGATTCCAGAATTTTTATTTAGCAAAATCACATAAAGGTGAAAAGCACTATAATTATGTGATTCTACAAAAGGCAAGGTAATT from the Helicobacter colisuis genome contains:
- a CDS encoding flagellar assembly protein A, with protein sequence MVFASRGYKIFEKIENIKAFLKEQSQIYQEEMDFYFLGFATFCSRHGENNFKKIHLLNLFDKDANYIAKVDIKQIYRVELCKKKERENLPFKVELIPQADTTLMATLIPKVKVEYYGKLKVDIYQELYRAMILEGYFVGIRESKQLESQIDILIEKLKFRSITSKITFKVASGVASVEGKSEKLEIYHKMQDESAICDLQTKFTPKVCLKAVHKGDLLLDYTKAIKGRIGRDLKGHILPAKSIQSHQIKSDLSIVALEDSAHIKFCARKDGFLKEIAPFYFIIDDELNTNKQETANLFKILKIDGLTHFDSKIEAKIAYIKSHKGNVKADIAVIDVLEKGIVEAKIAYVESMLGGKIVADYIYVKNVRSYNEIYFRYSLVVDNILGEHNLFECNPAKFAFNKKDRTEYLVLKKQLQVNIKHLRKRMDEIYTFLFTMQNKVHKITYTLQGKSIPKNLQNIVDQYDKSLKNYQKLLEEYRDIVNINYHNERLLRNIDKAVLEAKVIIRGEIGSAETMIRFKFYNNEQEEFLRVLFNKENPERFFEVVEDNNRFKIRASENYDEKQCDWIAEFFPKEDFIS
- a CDS encoding bacteriohemerythrin; amino-acid sequence: MLEWSEEFSVKNQLLDDQHKYFFQCLAIANRLANSPIENKEKLLLALINRFLEYTITHFKDEEAYMDRVCFPFAEQHKRLHKGLINILQNFKIDSKDIQKSCEKFYGFSKNWLVNHILNEDKRLEAYHNHLIDVGEIPYSLEQQTKIIALSQNIHRIEEQKHHNYICLCHTKVFEVCDSLHEMMQTKRTFLRCKVCKQPLVLIDERLQEEQYYKMLIKKYFQ
- the tgt gene encoding tRNA guanosine(34) transglycosylase Tgt; this encodes MEFNLQNIDGKARAGILKLAHGEIQTPIFMPVGTQACVKALDFNDLLALNAPIILGNTYHLYLRPGSEVIKQLGGLHHFSQFPRNFLTDSGGFQAFSLSDNVKVSDEGILFKSHIDGSKHFFTPQKVLEIQYDLNSDIMMILDDLVGLPASKGRILKSINRTSKWANEAITFHNAQKIQAREQGREWTNHIFAINQGGTDREFREISARDLTSMADFDGYAIGGLAVGEPNELMYETLEFTTPLLPKDKPRYLMGVGTPQDIIEAIARGVDMFDCVMPTRNARNGTIFTHFGKLSIKSSRFKLDAMPLDSKCQCYTCQNFSKAYLHHLFRAGEMTYFRLASIHNLAYYLDLAREAREAILKGEFQDFYQNFYSNLEN
- the pseF gene encoding pseudaminic acid cytidylyltransferase — translated: MQVECICIIPARGGSKRIPRKNIKNFLGKPILAYSIENAKNSGIFSKIYVSSEDCEILECAEKFGALPLKRTEALSGDFIGTREVIIEGIQKLKLQKEWVCCLYATAPLLNSKRLQEAFLCRDDLCYLLSAVEYDYSPFRAFRIKENKNKMLFAQYFTKRSQDLEKIYHDAGQFYFARAKVWQNKENIFEDSKSFLLPRREVQDIDTLQDWEEAEIRYQILKQREE